One part of the Glycine max cultivar Williams 82 chromosome 14, Glycine_max_v4.0, whole genome shotgun sequence genome encodes these proteins:
- the LOC100527735 gene encoding cytochrome b561 domain-containing protein At4g18260, translating into MGVQQKLSAFLFQLSMFLLVSASQEHKKAKGRHSSKKDHNIKKLAVLLATAGAIMSIKSFNNSFSNNHQRLGVALYCIIWLQVLVGIFRPQRGSKKRSLWFFARRVVGTAVSLLGVLNVFIGLQAYQEKTSKSITTWNILFTVQISLIVIFYLLQ; encoded by the exons ATGGGAGTTCAACAAAAACTCAGTGCTTTCCTCTTTCAATTAAGCATGTTTCTCCTTGTTAGCGCATCTCAAGAGCACAAGAAAGCTAAAGGCAGACATTCAAGCAAAAAAGACCATAACATCAAG AAGCTTGCCGTACTTCTTGCCACTGCAGGAGCAATCATGTCCATAAAAAGTTTCAACAACTCCTTCAGCAATAATCATCAAAGATTAGGGGTAGCATTATATTGTATTATCTGGCTGCAAGTTCTAGTTGGTATTTTTCGACCACAAAG GGGATCCAAAAAAAGAAGTCTTTGGTTCTTTGCACGCAGGGTAGTGGGAACTGCAGTGTCATTACTGGGTGTGCTGAATGTATTTATAGGTTTACAAGCCTACCAAGAAAAAACATCCAAAAGCATAACAACTTGGAATATACTTTTCACCGTTCAGATATCTTTGATTGTGATCTTCTACCTTCTTCAATAA
- the LOC100305604 gene encoding ribosomal protein L18aB-like protein, which translates to MVAMRFHQYQVVGRALPTESDEHPKIYRMKLWATNEVRAKSKFWYFLRKLKKVKKSNGQVLAINEIFEKNPTKIKNYGIWLRYQSRTGYHNMYKEYRDTTLNGAVEHMYTEMASRHRVRHPCIQIIKTATIPAKLCKRESTKQFHNSKIKFPLVFKKIRPPTRKLKTTYKASRPNLFM; encoded by the exons ATGGTTGCCATGAGG TTTCACCAGTACCAGGTGGTGGGAAGGGCTCTTCCTACCGAATCCGATGAGCATCCTAAGATCTACCGCATGAAACTCTGGGCCACCAACGAGGTCCGTGCCAAATCCAAGTTCTG gtattttttgagaaaattgaAGAAGGTTAAGAAAAGCAATGGACAAGTGCTAGCCATCAATGAG ATTTTTGAGAAGAATCCTACCAAGATTAAGAATTATGGAATTTGGCTGCGTTATCAGAGCCGCACTGGTTATCACAATATGTACAAGGAATACCGAGATACAACTCTGAATGGTGCAGTTGAGCATATGTACACTGAAATGGCATCTCGTCATAGGGTGAGGCATCCATGCATCCAGATAATTAAGACTGCCACCATCCCAGCTAAGCTGTGCAAAAGGGAGAGCACCAAGCagtttcacaattctaaaatcaAGTTCCCATTGGTGTTCAAGAAGATTAGGCCTCCAACTAGGAAGCTGAAGACAACATACAAGGCATCCAGGCCAAACCTATTTATGTGA
- the LOC100305604 gene encoding ribosomal protein L18aB-like protein isoform X1, translated as MVLKVSLIVVLLVICSCVVEAISRNHNNHNHNNINKNGSSLAAIKFPDHPSFSDVSSSGDNDCSFSNSEQLGHSVPTMTSGEETDEESEAFPAPKPHKNSVKLHLKHRSGSKGAEPKNSVIDSTVRDLTRIQNLHRRVIENRNQNTISRLQRLQKEQPKQSFKPVFAPAASSTSPVSGQLVATLESGVSLGSGEYFMDVFVGTPPKHFSLILDTGSDLNWIQCVPCIACFEQSGPYYDPKDSSSFRNISCHDPRCQLVSSPDPPNPCKAENQSCPYFYWYGDGSNTTGDFALETFTVNLTTPNGKSELKHVENVMFGCGHWNRGLFHGAAGLLGLGKGPLSFASQMQSLYGQSFSYCLVDRNSNASVSSKLIFGEDKELLSHPNLNFTSFGGGKDGSVDTFYYVQINSVMVDDEVLKIPEETWHLSSEGAGGTIIDSGTTLTYFAEPAYEIIKEAFVRKIKGYELVEGLPPLKPCYNVSGIEKMELPDFGILFADGAVWNFPVENYFIQIDPDVVCLAILGNPRSALSIIGNYQQQNFHILYDMKKSRLGYAPMKCADVLVAVEQQLRSQSKSAEMVAMRFHQYQVVGRALPTESDEHPKIYRMKLWATNEVRAKSKFWYFLRKLKKVKKSNGQVLAINEIFEKNPTKIKNYGIWLRYQSRTGYHNMYKEYRDTTLNGAVEHMYTEMASRHRVRHPCIQIIKTATIPAKLCKRESTKQFHNSKIKFPLVFKKIRPPTRKLKTTYKASRPNLFM; from the exons ATGGTTTTGAAGGTTTCTCTCATTGTGGTTCTGCTTGTGATATGCTCCTGTGTTGTGGAAGCCATTTCTAGGAATCACAATAATCACAATCACAACAATATCAACAAAAATGGATCTTCTCTGGCTGCCATAAAGTTTCCTGATCATCCAAGTTTCAGTGATGTCTCTTCTTCTGGGGACAATGATTGTAGCTTCTCAAATTCTGAGCAACTTGGGCATTCTGTACCTACCATGACATCAGGTGAAGAAACTGATGAAGAGAGTGAGGCTTTTCCAGCACCAAAACCACACAAGAATTCGGTGAAACTCCACTTGAAACACAGATCAGGGAGCAAAGGTGCTGAGCCTAAAAACTCTGTGATTGATTCCACAGTAAGAGATTTGACCAGAATTCAGAACCTTCACAGAAGGGTTATAGAAAATAGGAACCAAAACACCATTTCAAGGCTGCAGAGGTTACAGAAGGAGCAACCAAAGCAGTCCTTCAAGCCAGTGTTTGCTCCGGCCGCTTCATCGACAAGTCCAGTTTCCGGGCAGCTTGTGGCAACCTTGGAATCCGGGGTGAGTCTTGGCTCTGGTGAGTATTTCATGGATGTGTTTGTGGGGACACCCCCTAAGCATTTTTCTCTGATACTTGACACTGGTAGTGACCTTAATTGGATTCAATGTGTTCCTTGCATTGCATGTTTTGAGCAAAGTGGGCCATATTATGACCCCAAAGATTCTAGTTCTTTTAGGAATATAAGCTGTCATGATCCCCGGTGCCAATTGGTTTCATCCCCGGATCCACCTAATCCTTGCAAGGCTGAGAATCAGAGTTGTCCCTACTTTTATTGGTATGGGGATGGTTCCAATACAACTGGGGATTTTGCATTGGAGACTTTCACTGTTAATCTCACCACTCCTAATGGGAAGTCAGAGTTGAAGCATGTGGAGAATGTGATGTTTGGATGTGGTCATTGGAATAGAGGCCTATTTCATGGTGCTGCTGGTTTGCTAGGATTGGGGAAAGGACCATTGTCATTTGCTTCTCAAATGCAATCTCTCTATGGTCAATCCTTTTCCTATTGTCTTGTGGATAGGAATAGCAATGCAAGTGTTAGCAGCAAGTTGATTTTTGGTGAGGACAAGGAGCTCCTCAGCCACCCCAATTTGAATTTCACTTCTTTTGGTGGTGGGAAAGATGGTTCAGTTGACACATTTTACTATGTCCAGATAAATTCTGTTATGGTTGATGATGAGGTGCTGAAGATACCTGAGGAGACTTGGCATTTGTCTTCAGAAGGTGCTGGTGGTACCATAATTGATTCTGGCACCACTTTAACATATTTTGCTGAGCCTGCTTATGAGATTATCAAGGAGGCTTTTGTGAGGAAAATTAAGGGCTATgaacttgttgaaggccttccTCCTCTAAAGCCATGTTACAATGTGTCTGGAATTGAAAAGATGGAGCTACCTGACTTTGGAATCTTGTTTGCTGATGGAGCAGTGTGGAATTTTCCAGTGGAGAATTATTTTATCCAGATTGATCCTGATGTTGTTTGTTTGGCTATTTTGGGGAATCCTCGATCTGCCCTTTCAATAATTGGAAACTATCAGCAGCAGAATTTCCACATACTATATGATATGAAGAAATCCAGACTTGGCTATGCACCAATGAAGTGTGCTGATGTT CTTGTAGCAGTGGAACAACAGTTGCGGAGTCAATCGAAATCGGCGGAGATGGTTGCCATGAGG TTTCACCAGTACCAGGTGGTGGGAAGGGCTCTTCCTACCGAATCCGATGAGCATCCTAAGATCTACCGCATGAAACTCTGGGCCACCAACGAGGTCCGTGCCAAATCCAAGTTCTG gtattttttgagaaaattgaAGAAGGTTAAGAAAAGCAATGGACAAGTGCTAGCCATCAATGAG ATTTTTGAGAAGAATCCTACCAAGATTAAGAATTATGGAATTTGGCTGCGTTATCAGAGCCGCACTGGTTATCACAATATGTACAAGGAATACCGAGATACAACTCTGAATGGTGCAGTTGAGCATATGTACACTGAAATGGCATCTCGTCATAGGGTGAGGCATCCATGCATCCAGATAATTAAGACTGCCACCATCCCAGCTAAGCTGTGCAAAAGGGAGAGCACCAAGCagtttcacaattctaaaatcaAGTTCCCATTGGTGTTCAAGAAGATTAGGCCTCCAACTAGGAAGCTGAAGACAACATACAAGGCATCCAGGCCAAACCTATTTATGTGA